In Candidatus Sulfurimonas marisnigri, a single genomic region encodes these proteins:
- a CDS encoding DNA translocase FtsK codes for MKDTIFIIIFGLLIYLGFATLLGDNSIMGSYGATFAKYNHNYFGYMSYIYIFASLIPLYLFYKNTVLNIRKFELAITSFLVFFSFLLAQALLVNDKLRGNVGADFVEFLSPYIGSFGLWIFWLIITIVSLVIILDKSAHELVDIFLGRVKNKIAFKKNTAKNQKSTIVEKRVSPVHVEKPKEVKKVHVTQEIEKVEEKFEQEIDKPAYLRKEERSEVLESSVSEANLESKQETPHNILELVHEIKEQSSAIVVEELEENAKLLASIEKGEVEKPKNFTLPSVDFLQKPNSKAHSVDESELDDKIGFLIEKLAHFKIDGDVVRTYAGPVVSTFEFKPAANVKVSKILNLQDDLAMALSAETIRIQAPIPGKDVVGIEIPNATVDTIYLRDLLDSQIFKESSSPLTIVLGKDIVGKPFITDLKKLPHLLIAGTTGSGKSVGINAMILSLLYKNSPDQLRLLMIDPKMLEFSIYNDIPHLLTPVITKPKQAIVALNNMVFEMERRYELMSENRTKNIENYNEKVKKEGGEHFPYIVVIIDELADLMMTSGKDVEHSIARLAQMARASGIHLVVATQRPSVDVVTGLIKANLPSRISYRVGQRIDSKIILDQQGAESLLGKGDMLFTPPGSTGLVRLHAPWSTEAEIENIVEFIKSQRAPNYDKSFLVEENEFSNSTNETYEELDELYNDARNVILSDRKTSISYLQRKLQIGYNRSARIIEQLENEGVLSSPNTKGIREIL; via the coding sequence TTGAAAGATACTATATTTATAATAATTTTTGGTTTACTGATATATCTTGGATTCGCTACGCTCCTTGGTGACAACTCTATAATGGGTAGTTATGGCGCTACTTTTGCTAAATATAATCATAACTATTTTGGTTACATGTCTTACATATATATATTTGCTTCTTTAATACCTCTGTATCTTTTTTATAAAAACACTGTGTTAAACATAAGAAAATTTGAATTAGCAATAACTTCTTTTTTAGTTTTTTTCTCTTTTTTGTTGGCTCAAGCACTCTTAGTAAATGATAAGTTAAGAGGAAATGTAGGTGCTGATTTTGTAGAGTTTCTCTCTCCTTATATTGGTTCATTTGGGCTCTGGATATTTTGGCTAATAATTACAATTGTTTCATTAGTTATAATACTAGATAAAAGTGCTCATGAATTGGTTGATATATTTTTAGGACGAGTAAAAAATAAAATTGCATTTAAAAAAAACACTGCTAAAAACCAAAAATCAACTATTGTAGAAAAAAGAGTTTCACCAGTACATGTAGAAAAGCCTAAAGAGGTAAAAAAAGTACATGTAACACAAGAGATTGAAAAAGTTGAAGAAAAGTTTGAACAAGAAATTGATAAACCGGCATATTTAAGAAAAGAAGAGCGTAGCGAAGTTTTAGAATCATCGGTAAGTGAAGCTAATTTGGAAAGTAAACAAGAAACACCACATAATATATTAGAATTAGTTCATGAGATAAAAGAGCAAAGTTCTGCGATTGTTGTAGAAGAGTTAGAGGAAAATGCAAAGCTATTAGCCTCTATAGAAAAGGGAGAGGTGGAAAAGCCCAAAAATTTTACTCTTCCATCAGTAGATTTTTTACAAAAACCAAACTCTAAAGCCCATAGTGTTGATGAGAGTGAGTTGGATGATAAAATAGGCTTTTTAATAGAAAAACTTGCACACTTTAAAATAGATGGTGATGTTGTAAGAACATACGCAGGTCCCGTTGTATCTACTTTTGAATTTAAACCGGCTGCAAATGTAAAAGTGTCAAAGATTTTAAACCTTCAGGATGATTTGGCAATGGCACTTAGTGCTGAAACTATACGTATCCAAGCACCAATACCTGGTAAAGATGTGGTAGGTATAGAGATACCAAATGCAACTGTTGATACTATATACTTAAGAGATCTATTAGATAGTCAGATATTTAAGGAGTCGTCATCACCATTGACTATAGTTTTAGGTAAAGATATAGTAGGTAAACCTTTTATTACTGATTTGAAAAAGCTTCCACATCTTCTTATCGCTGGAACTACAGGTAGCGGTAAAAGTGTTGGTATAAATGCAATGATTTTATCTCTTTTATACAAAAATTCCCCAGATCAGTTAAGACTTCTTATGATTGATCCAAAAATGCTTGAATTTTCAATATATAATGATATCCCGCATCTTTTAACTCCTGTAATAACGAAGCCCAAGCAGGCAATAGTAGCTCTTAATAATATGGTTTTTGAGATGGAACGCCGTTATGAGCTTATGAGTGAGAACAGAACAAAAAATATTGAAAACTATAATGAAAAAGTAAAAAAAGAGGGTGGTGAACACTTTCCTTATATAGTAGTAATTATAGATGAGTTAGCTGACTTAATGATGACAAGCGGCAAAGATGTTGAACACTCAATAGCAAGACTTGCACAGATGGCAAGAGCTTCTGGAATACACTTAGTAGTTGCGACTCAAAGACCATCGGTGGATGTTGTAACTGGATTAATAAAAGCAAACTTGCCATCTCGTATATCTTATAGAGTAGGGCAAAGAATTGATTCTAAAATTATTCTTGACCAGCAGGGTGCTGAATCTCTCCTAGGTAAAGGTGATATGCTCTTTACTCCTCCTGGTTCTACTGGTTTAGTTCGTCTGCATGCACCGTGGAGCACAGAGGCAGAAATAGAAAATATTGTTGAGTTTATAAAATCTCAAAGAGCACCAAATTATGATAAAAGCTTTCTAGTTGAAGAGAATGAATTTAGTAATTCTACTAATGAAACATACGAAGAGTTGGATGAACTTTATAATGATGCTAGAAATGTTATTTTATCAGACAGAAAAACCTCTATTTCATATCTTCAAAGAAAGCTACAAATAGGTTATAACCGTTCAGCAAGAATTATAGAACAGCTAGAAAATGAGGGTGTTTTATCTTCTCCAAATACTAAAGGTATTCGTGAAATTCTCTAA
- a CDS encoding cation:proton antiporter encodes MESILQILLITALLSILINTFLKKYDFPPIIGYIIAGAFVTYVFSLRDTSLHILHEISEFGIAFLMFTIGLEFSVTNFKKLKKEVFIFGTFQVVLSGLLFTIISNYLFHLSPQSSIIIGFALALSSTAIVLKIINENRDVQKDYGRMVLGILLFQDLAVIPILLMITFFSTSGVALEIMLINTLISAILVLLILFFAGKYLVTPFLRFVFNSHSHELFIASVLLIATAASYTAYHFGFSYSLGAFIGGMLLAETPFKHQIQADLTPFRDLLLGVFFVSVGMQVSVEFLVSNIADILAVMTTVMLLKAFVIFFILKFFTVASNALKSALALSQVGEFSFVVLELARINGITSQDINQTLIIAVVFSMILTPFIVKNLQTIVEKILRSKEKLTEPFSTTGISGHIVVLGYGSLGQQICKIIKEKGLLYIAIDNKHKLVKTSQENSDPFILGNANQKHILCDANVKNAMAVLITVENDEDTNNLVESVFHLSPTVNIVVSSRVDKSKLMFDKRIRFFVHEHEEVAARMTLHALTCNLTQSAKL; translated from the coding sequence ATGGAATCCATTCTACAAATACTTCTCATTACTGCGTTACTTTCAATTTTGATCAATACTTTTTTAAAGAAATATGATTTCCCACCGATAATCGGTTATATTATAGCAGGTGCTTTTGTTACATACGTATTTTCTTTAAGGGATACTAGCCTGCATATCCTTCATGAAATTTCTGAGTTTGGAATTGCTTTTTTAATGTTTACAATCGGTCTGGAATTTTCAGTTACGAACTTTAAAAAGTTAAAAAAAGAAGTTTTTATTTTTGGAACATTTCAGGTAGTTCTAAGTGGCCTGCTTTTTACTATAATATCCAATTATCTATTCCACTTAAGTCCTCAATCATCTATTATAATTGGGTTTGCTTTGGCCCTTTCTTCAACAGCAATTGTTTTGAAAATAATCAATGAAAATCGTGATGTTCAAAAAGATTATGGGCGCATGGTTCTGGGCATCTTACTTTTTCAAGACCTTGCTGTCATTCCTATTCTTTTAATGATTACCTTCTTTAGTACTAGTGGTGTTGCACTTGAAATAATGCTAATCAACACACTCATTAGTGCCATATTGGTCTTACTTATTTTGTTTTTTGCTGGAAAGTATCTTGTTACCCCCTTTTTAAGATTTGTTTTTAATTCACATTCGCATGAACTTTTTATTGCTTCTGTACTATTAATTGCTACTGCAGCATCTTATACCGCTTATCATTTTGGATTTTCTTATTCTCTTGGTGCTTTTATAGGGGGGATGCTACTAGCAGAAACACCATTCAAACATCAAATTCAAGCAGATTTAACCCCATTTCGAGATCTCTTACTTGGCGTATTTTTTGTTTCTGTAGGAATGCAGGTCAGTGTGGAGTTTCTTGTCTCTAACATTGCAGATATATTAGCTGTAATGACAACAGTAATGCTTCTAAAAGCATTTGTGATTTTTTTTATATTAAAGTTTTTCACTGTGGCCTCTAATGCTCTCAAAAGCGCCCTTGCTCTTTCTCAAGTAGGAGAGTTTTCATTTGTAGTTCTCGAACTTGCACGAATAAACGGTATAACAAGCCAGGATATAAACCAGACACTTATTATTGCAGTTGTATTTTCAATGATACTCACCCCTTTTATTGTTAAAAATCTACAAACAATTGTTGAAAAAATTTTACGCTCCAAAGAAAAGCTTACAGAACCATTTTCTACGACAGGAATCAGTGGACACATTGTGGTTTTAGGCTATGGAAGTCTGGGTCAACAGATATGCAAAATTATCAAAGAAAAAGGACTTTTATATATAGCTATTGATAATAAACACAAGCTTGTAAAAACAAGTCAGGAAAATTCAGATCCATTTATTCTTGGAAATGCCAATCAGAAACATATCCTCTGTGATGCTAATGTCAAAAATGCCATGGCTGTCTTAATTACAGTTGAAAATGATGAAGATACTAATAATTTAGTTGAATCAGTTTTTCATCTTTCACCAACAGTAAATATTGTTGTATCAAGTAGAGTTGATAAATCAAAGCTTATGTTCGATAAACGTATACGCTTTTTTGTACACGAACATGAAGAAGTTGCAGCACGGATGACGCTTCATGCGCTCACCTGCAATCTTACGCAAAGTGCAAAACTATAA
- a CDS encoding putative quorum-sensing-regulated virulence factor produces MAKAHFIFTKYASSFSVHVSNLEKLSVEQIQQIEAFVSERNGIFDFDTYIFVIKKRLEFNEFTLLLEHILLEASCEEKILKVQQKRKVEFGKYKGMFYSDIPDAYLLWLKSNYKGKDREILEAEIIFRSL; encoded by the coding sequence ATGGCTAAAGCACATTTTATTTTCACAAAGTATGCAAGCTCATTTAGTGTACATGTAAGTAACCTGGAGAAACTCTCAGTAGAGCAGATACAGCAGATAGAAGCCTTTGTATCTGAACGTAATGGTATATTTGATTTTGATACATATATATTTGTTATTAAAAAAAGATTAGAGTTTAATGAATTTACTCTGCTACTTGAGCATATACTATTAGAAGCTTCTTGTGAAGAAAAAATATTAAAAGTTCAACAAAAAAGAAAAGTAGAATTTGGAAAATACAAGGGAATGTTTTATTCAGATATTCCTGATGCATACCTTTTATGGTTAAAAAGTAATTATAAAGGTAAAGATAGAGAGATACTTGAGGCTGAAATTATTTTCAGGTCTCTATAA
- the coaD gene encoding pantetheine-phosphate adenylyltransferase: MRKTALYPGTFDPITNGHFDIIERALRLFDEVIIAVAISQDKKPMFSLDERIEMTKEAVKSLSNVTVVGFDNLTVELAKAHNASIIIRGLRAVSDFEYELQLGYLNNSLDDTIETVYLMPKLQNAFVSSSIVRNLLKFNGKTDHILPKEVQKIIGNMTSCTLH; this comes from the coding sequence ATGAGAAAGACAGCACTTTATCCTGGGACATTTGATCCTATCACAAATGGTCATTTCGACATTATAGAGAGAGCATTAAGACTTTTTGATGAAGTAATAATAGCAGTCGCTATTTCTCAAGATAAAAAACCAATGTTTTCACTTGATGAGAGAATAGAAATGACTAAAGAAGCTGTAAAAAGCTTAAGCAATGTAACTGTTGTTGGTTTTGACAACCTGACAGTTGAGTTGGCAAAAGCACACAATGCAAGCATAATTATCCGTGGTCTAAGAGCCGTGAGTGACTTTGAGTATGAGCTCCAGCTAGGATATCTAAACAATTCTCTAGATGACACTATTGAGACTGTATATCTTATGCCTAAACTTCAAAATGCATTTGTAAGCTCATCAATTGTAAGAAACCTCCTAAAGTTCAATGGTAAAACTGACCACATACTTCCAAAAGAAGTTCAAAAAATAATAGGAAATATGACCTCATGTACATTGCACTAG
- a CDS encoding methyl-accepting chemotaxis protein — translation MNKNTRNLLLVITSILFISITAIYYTYDEHKKVTRKNKKIIKKEQVEIVFSNKKTQIEQAFKKMYESARTISLLPSVRQIDSGNRLSEEEDIVATGRFSEDAFSTVQQLYNDLVSNVNVSEIYAVADGLDFQKGQFPFFMFDSLVIGNEQEHEYANVVNPDFPEEAEEAEYLYYPTQIEYFKNNYPTFNYKDLSDIPAVFSPLLRTCDNTQYISKSTGNVEDSFGILYSIPFYNNQNKVKGIISIIFRKNLLESLLVDVPFIIITDKDKKEAKEISFSMPKEFSQFVLYNKQNDIYIADRRDKEIISFVNTKNKNASNFHEVTINTTGESDWKLFMRIPETLYTENLKQESEIYILKIGFIVFTTLFLIIFMIYRTKKLLSNANSGTKEFEDVVHDLINNISLLVEQSSKNKDILYTTNESIENSFLMTNKNSERLQITYKVLAELVTSLKNVMSKINANSAKQNDAVHAMNQLNGQAGEIIKVINFINKIANQTNLLALNAAIEAARAGQQGLGFSVVADEVKQLANKTKKSLIEISATTKLITQSISTIGSDLELNSQEISDVSEYTKELVEKADSTKNELTKTISASESLILNNHEVKENLETLLEGMEIITDYSEKNKKSSEDIQAVALKRFNV, via the coding sequence ATGAATAAGAACACAAGAAATCTTCTATTGGTAATTACTTCCATATTATTCATCAGCATAACAGCCATATATTACACATATGATGAACATAAAAAAGTCACGAGAAAAAATAAAAAGATTATAAAAAAAGAGCAAGTTGAAATTGTTTTTTCAAATAAAAAAACACAAATCGAACAAGCTTTTAAGAAAATGTACGAGAGCGCGAGGACAATCTCTCTACTTCCTTCTGTTAGACAGATAGACAGTGGGAACAGATTGAGTGAAGAAGAGGATATTGTAGCGACTGGAAGATTTTCAGAAGACGCTTTTTCAACTGTTCAACAACTTTACAATGATTTGGTCTCCAACGTTAATGTATCAGAAATATATGCTGTTGCTGATGGACTTGATTTTCAAAAGGGTCAGTTTCCGTTTTTTATGTTTGATTCTTTAGTAATAGGCAATGAACAAGAGCATGAATATGCTAATGTAGTTAATCCAGATTTTCCAGAAGAAGCCGAAGAGGCTGAGTATTTGTACTACCCTACTCAAATTGAATATTTTAAGAATAACTATCCGACATTTAATTATAAAGATTTAAGTGACATACCTGCAGTTTTTTCGCCACTTCTAAGAACTTGTGATAATACTCAATATATCTCAAAATCAACCGGTAATGTAGAAGATAGTTTTGGTATCTTATATTCTATACCTTTTTATAACAATCAAAACAAAGTAAAAGGGATAATTTCTATTATTTTTAGAAAAAACCTACTTGAATCTTTACTAGTTGATGTCCCTTTTATCATAATCACTGACAAGGATAAAAAAGAGGCAAAAGAGATCAGTTTCTCTATGCCAAAGGAGTTCAGTCAGTTTGTTTTGTATAACAAACAAAATGATATCTATATTGCTGATAGACGAGATAAAGAGATTATTTCGTTTGTAAATACTAAAAACAAAAATGCTTCAAACTTTCATGAAGTGACAATTAATACAACTGGTGAGAGCGACTGGAAACTTTTTATGAGAATTCCAGAGACTCTATATACCGAAAATCTTAAACAAGAGAGTGAAATATATATACTAAAAATAGGTTTTATCGTATTTACAACTCTATTCTTGATTATATTCATGATTTATAGAACTAAAAAATTATTAAGCAATGCTAATAGTGGAACAAAAGAGTTTGAAGATGTTGTACATGATTTGATAAACAACATTTCATTATTAGTAGAACAATCATCGAAAAACAAAGATATTCTTTATACTACAAATGAGAGCATAGAAAATAGTTTTTTGATGACAAATAAAAATAGTGAGAGACTACAAATAACTTATAAAGTTTTAGCAGAATTAGTAACTAGTTTAAAAAATGTAATGTCAAAAATAAACGCAAACAGTGCAAAACAAAATGATGCTGTGCATGCTATGAACCAATTAAATGGACAAGCTGGTGAAATCATAAAAGTTATAAATTTCATTAATAAAATTGCAAATCAAACAAATCTATTGGCATTAAATGCCGCAATTGAGGCAGCTCGTGCTGGGCAACAAGGGTTAGGGTTTTCAGTAGTTGCAGACGAAGTTAAACAACTAGCCAATAAAACAAAAAAAAGCCTTATAGAGATTAGTGCAACAACAAAACTTATTACGCAAAGTATAAGCACTATAGGAAGTGATTTAGAGCTTAACTCCCAAGAGATTTCAGATGTATCTGAATATACAAAAGAGCTTGTAGAAAAAGCGGACTCAACAAAAAATGAATTGACAAAAACCATAAGCGCATCAGAGAGTCTAATATTAAATAACCATGAAGTAAAGGAAAATTTAGAGACTCTATTAGAAGGTATGGAAATTATCACTGATTATTCAGAGAAAAATAAAAAATCTAGCGAAGATATTCAAGCCGTTGCACTTAAGAGATTTAATGTTTAA
- the flgL gene encoding flagellar hook-associated protein FlgL, producing MRVTPSMYYKNVTAESSRANERLFDVNKQIASGLKIQYASDDIGVFTDTMRLDNELITLKQVTKSTESGYKTSDQTDVVLNEFESSINRMNTLLVQAANGTNDSISLDAIAAELRALEDHFINLSNTSINGQYLFSGSAVDTKPIAADGRYMGNDVSRNAFLGSGIEQQFNLTGSELFLGEEVRVKREITSNVVQTNLSSKYPDFTDATVTGTPVTVVSSDTIRDLMGDTDNAIVPPNNHYFYLRGAQSDGTSFSEKIVMTDTDTIDSLLDQIGDFYGNTASLNVVNVSLNGSGEIVIEDKLKGSSKLDFHMVGATDLSGGVAADVNNIDLLDSGEKDFDKIIFATSTAVNSNLHVKEFVKSPFAPSDDSGVVNIDSLLYDRTEFTKDGSKLSSNVPQILKTTNAFAQPSTKISEVADLSQGTAGTLDGTQFTLSGTNVSGIAYTAQIDFATAGSTFSLDGGLTNYDIFNMQTPRVAVAADDMTYRQLMDVVNMVVTSSFPAAAPGTEAQFDSAIVNSNSNGRTYLSYDGKVQFEDLNSSSTQATISIHDSNSGDFTVGADSSVMSFNANNALTIRDPKTDFFKTLDEIITSVENYKLHPDSSSSDMRSIGIGNSISRLSGLRDHVSKSHAQVGAQSNALTFSLERTQILEITTMSLRSSVIDTDLAEASLKLTQLTNNYSAMLYTVGKVSQLSLVNYL from the coding sequence ATGAGAGTAACACCTAGTATGTACTACAAAAATGTAACCGCTGAGAGCTCTAGAGCAAATGAGAGGCTTTTTGATGTTAACAAGCAGATTGCGTCTGGTCTTAAAATTCAATATGCTAGTGATGATATAGGCGTATTTACGGATACCATGAGGCTTGATAATGAGTTGATCACGTTAAAACAAGTTACTAAAAGTACTGAAAGTGGATATAAGACTTCAGACCAGACAGATGTTGTTTTAAATGAATTTGAGAGCAGTATAAATCGTATGAATACTCTTCTGGTTCAAGCTGCAAATGGTACAAATGACAGTATTTCTCTTGATGCAATAGCAGCAGAATTAAGGGCACTTGAAGATCATTTTATTAACTTGTCAAATACTTCTATAAATGGTCAATATCTTTTCTCTGGTTCAGCAGTAGACACTAAACCAATTGCTGCAGATGGCAGATACATGGGAAATGATGTTTCTAGGAATGCATTTTTAGGTTCAGGAATAGAGCAACAATTTAATCTCACTGGTTCTGAACTGTTTTTAGGTGAAGAGGTTCGTGTTAAAAGAGAAATAACAAGTAATGTTGTTCAAACTAATTTAAGTAGTAAATATCCTGACTTTACAGATGCAACAGTTACAGGAACTCCTGTGACTGTTGTAAGTAGTGATACTATACGTGATTTAATGGGTGATACAGACAATGCTATAGTACCTCCAAATAATCATTATTTTTACCTTAGAGGTGCACAAAGTGATGGAACCTCATTTAGTGAAAAAATAGTTATGACAGATACTGACACAATTGATTCACTTTTAGATCAGATTGGAGATTTTTATGGAAACACAGCATCATTAAATGTTGTTAACGTAAGTTTGAATGGCTCCGGAGAAATAGTTATTGAAGATAAGTTAAAAGGTTCTAGTAAATTAGATTTTCATATGGTTGGTGCTACAGATTTAAGTGGTGGTGTTGCTGCAGATGTGAATAACATAGACTTATTGGATAGTGGTGAAAAGGATTTTGATAAAATAATATTTGCTACAAGCACAGCAGTAAATTCAAATTTACATGTAAAGGAATTTGTAAAATCTCCTTTTGCTCCTTCCGATGATAGTGGAGTAGTAAATATAGACTCTTTACTGTACGATAGAACGGAGTTTACTAAAGATGGATCAAAATTATCATCGAATGTTCCTCAAATATTGAAAACAACAAATGCTTTTGCTCAACCATCTACAAAAATTTCAGAAGTAGCAGACCTATCTCAAGGAACAGCCGGCACACTAGATGGCACACAATTTACACTCTCTGGAACCAATGTTAGTGGAATTGCATATACGGCACAGATAGATTTTGCTACCGCTGGTTCGACTTTTTCCCTTGATGGTGGCTTAACAAATTATGATATTTTCAATATGCAAACTCCAAGAGTTGCAGTTGCTGCTGATGATATGACATATCGTCAATTGATGGATGTTGTCAATATGGTTGTTACAAGTAGTTTTCCGGCTGCTGCACCAGGTACTGAAGCTCAATTTGATTCAGCAATTGTAAATTCAAATTCAAATGGACGTACTTATTTAAGCTATGATGGAAAAGTTCAATTTGAAGATTTAAACTCAAGTAGTACGCAGGCTACAATCTCTATTCATGATTCAAATAGCGGTGATTTTACTGTTGGCGCAGATTCGTCTGTTATGTCTTTTAATGCAAATAATGCACTGACAATTCGTGATCCAAAAACAGATTTTTTTAAAACCTTAGATGAAATCATAACTTCTGTTGAAAATTATAAATTGCATCCAGATAGTTCAAGTAGCGATATGAGAAGTATAGGGATAGGAAACTCAATTTCAAGATTATCAGGCTTAAGAGATCATGTGTCTAAATCTCATGCTCAAGTTGGAGCTCAATCAAATGCTCTTACTTTCTCATTGGAGAGAACACAAATACTTGAAATTACAACAATGTCACTTCGTTCATCTGTGATAGATACAGATTTAGCTGAAGCATCTTTGAAGTTGACACAATTAACAAATAATTATTCGGCAATGCTATATACAGTTGGTAAAGTTTCGCAATTAAGCCTAGTTAATTACTTATAA
- a CDS encoding UbiX family flavin prenyltransferase yields MKLIVATSGASGVNLGLKILKLLPLDIDKHFIMTKNSEIVLNKEINVTIHKNEDISASIASGSFGSDAMIIAPCSMNTLAKIACGISDNLVTRCASVMIKEQKKLILAPREMPFSAIALENMQKLATIGVIIAPPVMAYYSEQQTLDEMENFVIGKWFDMLNIENNLYKRWE; encoded by the coding sequence ATGAAGTTAATAGTAGCTACAAGTGGTGCTAGTGGTGTAAACTTAGGTCTTAAAATACTTAAACTACTCCCATTAGATATAGATAAACATTTTATTATGACAAAAAATTCTGAGATTGTTTTAAATAAAGAGATAAATGTTACTATACATAAAAATGAAGATATTTCTGCGAGCATAGCCTCTGGTTCATTTGGAAGTGATGCTATGATTATTGCACCATGTAGCATGAATACACTTGCAAAAATAGCATGTGGTATTTCTGACAACCTTGTAACAAGATGTGCCAGTGTTATGATTAAAGAACAGAAAAAGCTTATACTTGCTCCACGAGAGATGCCATTTTCTGCAATAGCATTAGAAAATATGCAAAAACTAGCAACTATAGGTGTAATAATTGCACCACCAGTGATGGCTTACTACTCTGAACAACAAACGCTTGATGAGATGGAAAATTTTGTAATTGGCAAATGGTTTGACATGCTAAATATAGAAAATAACTTGTATAAAAGATGGGAATAA
- the tmk gene encoding dTMP kinase, translating into MYIALEGIDTAGKSTQISNISEYYPDAIITKEPGATKIGKEIREMVLSARAKSKKAEFLLFLADRAEHIKEVIEPNISKMIISDRSAVSGVAYALVQGEIDKKDLIGLNNFATNGIYPEKVFLLKLTKKELEFRLSQKELDGIELRGSQYLLNIQDALIEATELLNLELVEIDATKSREEITKEILDNIKY; encoded by the coding sequence ATGTACATTGCACTAGAAGGGATAGATACCGCTGGTAAAAGCACTCAGATAAGTAATATATCGGAGTATTATCCAGATGCAATAATTACAAAAGAGCCTGGGGCAACAAAAATCGGTAAAGAGATAAGAGAGATGGTTCTTAGCGCTCGTGCTAAAAGTAAAAAAGCTGAATTTCTACTTTTTTTAGCAGATCGTGCAGAACATATAAAAGAGGTCATTGAGCCAAATATATCAAAAATGATTATATCTGACAGAAGTGCAGTAAGTGGTGTAGCTTACGCTTTAGTCCAAGGCGAAATAGATAAAAAAGATTTAATAGGGTTAAATAATTTTGCAACAAACGGCATTTATCCAGAGAAAGTTTTCTTGCTTAAACTAACAAAAAAAGAGCTAGAATTTAGACTTTCTCAAAAAGAGTTAGATGGGATAGAACTTAGGGGTTCACAGTACCTATTGAACATTCAAGATGCTTTGATTGAGGCTACGGAACTCCTAAACTTGGAACTTGTAGAGATAGATGCAACAAAAAGCAGAGAAGAAATAACAAAAGAAATATTAGATAATATTAAGTATTAA
- the flgA gene encoding flagellar basal body P-ring formation chaperone FlgA, translated as MLAKTFFSLLISLTLYSNNTLNKTYHVNTKDINLSHIIPHVKSDLKLFSIEKSKHTKRVKTKDLLKTLKKLGYTDYNSKSSYTNFKLKSPIDTSKIELKLINYYQSKYENINITNIFIEPRGYLASLPNNYTVNIRDRNYLSKSGVLDIKTSNNKKIFFNYNITATLSVYKTRKKMKKDAQLSAINVNKKRVVLDKFVDKPIQNVTKGKYQSKRHISKNKILTIRDVEAFNVVKRGSLINISLRSDNMSINFSAKALQEGKINDIIRVQKSNGKKIKVRIIGKNRAEMQ; from the coding sequence ATGCTAGCAAAAACTTTTTTTTCACTACTTATCTCTCTAACATTATATTCAAATAACACTCTTAACAAAACATATCATGTAAATACAAAAGATATTAACCTCTCACATATTATTCCACATGTTAAAAGTGATTTAAAGCTATTTTCAATTGAAAAGAGTAAGCATACAAAAAGGGTAAAAACAAAAGATTTATTAAAAACTCTAAAAAAACTTGGATATACAGACTATAATTCAAAAAGTAGCTACACAAACTTTAAATTGAAAAGTCCTATTGATACATCAAAAATAGAGCTAAAACTTATAAACTATTATCAAAGCAAATATGAAAATATTAATATTACAAATATTTTTATCGAGCCAAGAGGTTATTTAGCCTCCTTGCCTAATAACTATACAGTTAATATTAGAGATAGAAATTATCTTTCTAAAAGTGGTGTTTTAGATATCAAAACATCAAATAATAAAAAAATCTTCTTTAACTACAATATAACAGCCACATTATCAGTATATAAAACTAGAAAAAAGATGAAAAAAGATGCTCAATTATCGGCAATAAATGTAAATAAAAAGCGTGTAGTTTTGGATAAATTTGTAGACAAACCAATACAAAATGTAACCAAGGGTAAATATCAAAGTAAACGCCATATATCTAAAAACAAAATCTTAACTATTAGAGATGTCGAAGCATTCAATGTTGTAAAAAGAGGCTCTTTAATAAATATCAGTTTAAGAAGTGACAATATGTCAATCAACTTCAGTGCAAAAGCTCTTCAAGAGGGCAAGATAAATGATATAATAAGAGTTCAAAAAAGCAATGGAAAAAAAATTAAAGTTAGAATTATTGGAAAAAATAGAGCGGAGATGCAATGA